Proteins encoded within one genomic window of Anopheles gambiae chromosome 3, idAnoGambNW_F1_1, whole genome shotgun sequence:
- the LOC1279611 gene encoding reticulocalbin-2 has product MNRVMWLSVCSILLIAVCVQCAATHKHTHTHTVNKERTEDGAYAPRDAHHMEGGEHFSEFDHEAILGSVKEAEEFDNLSPEESKKRLALLVVKMDQNSDGYVDRHELKAWILRSFKSLAEEEASERFEDVDLNNDESVTWEEYLQETYGMDSEDEEGVRLPFEEPRNEEERKLVQDDKEMFEAADTNRDGKLDSTEFVQFISPEEFPQMLPIILQQTLRDKDTNKDGRIDFQEFVGDNAKDHDKEWLIVEMDKFKEDFDRNNDGFLSGNEILSWVVPSNDEVASDEVDHLFAASDDDHDDRLSHQEIIDKYDTFVGSEATDYGDHLQNIHHFDDEL; this is encoded by the exons ATGAATCGCGTTATGTGGCTATCGGTTTGTTCGATACTGCTGATTGCAGTTTGCGTGCAGTGTGCGGCTACGCACAAGCAtacccacacgcacacggtcAATAAGGAACGCACCGAGGATGGAGCATATGCTCCGCGGGATGCGCATCATATGGAAGGCGGAGAACACTTTTCGGAGTTTGACCACGAAGCGATCCTCGGAAGCGTTAAAGAAGCGGAGGAGTTCGACAATTTGTCGCCGGAAGAGTCCAAAAAGCGGCTAGCGCTGTTGGTTGTCAAGATGGATCAGAACTCCGACGGTTACGTTGATCGTCACGAGCTCAAGGCATGGATTCTACGGTCCTTTAAGAGCCTTGCGGAAGAAGAAGCATCGGAGCGATTTGAAGACGTCGATTTGAACAACGATGAATCCGTGACGTGGGAAGAATATCTGCAGGAAACATATGGAATGGATAGCGAAGATGAGGAAGGTGTTCGCCTTCCGTTTGAGGAGCCCCGAAATGAGGAAGAACGCAAGCTCGTTCAGGACGATAAAGAAATGTTTGAGGCTGCGGATACCAATCGGGACGGAAAGCTGGACTCGACCGAGTTTGTGCAGTTCATCTCTCCGGAAGAATTCCCCCAAATGCTTCCCATAATATTGCAACAAACCCTTCGCGATAAGGATACGAACAAGGACGGTCGTATCGATTTCCAGGAGTTTGTGGGAGACAACGCAAAAGATCACGACAAGGAGTGGCTGATTGTTGAGATGGACAAATTCAAGGAAGATTTCGATAGGAATAACGACGGCTTCCTGAGCGGCAATGAAATCCTGTCATGGGTTGTTCCAAGCAATGA CGAGGTAGCTAGCGATGAAGTAGACCACCTATTTGCTGCCAGCGATGACGATCATGATGACCGTTTGTCACATCAGGAAATCATCGATAAGTATGACACCTTCGTTGGTAGTGAAGCAACCGATTACGGCGATCATCTTCAAAACATTCATCATTTCGATGATGAACTATAA
- the LOC1279610 gene encoding intraflagellar transport protein 80 homolog yields the protein MKFKTYITKDSKLKETVAALGWSNNEDVYSCSEDQQVYRWSSTNREMVQVAKLPEGFIPTDLHWLVGKGPGMGTPGASAPGSSKGGESLLIAGADGRFVILNKSARIERNVPAHTGPIVTARWSPDGAGLLSAGEDGIIKIWSRSGMLRSTVVQNEGQIRCARWSPNATAIVYCQGPFVAIKPLAANSKLTKWRAHEGMILCLAWSNNTGMIGTGGEDCRYKIWDTLGTNVYTSVADDYAITSIDFCPDGELLAIGGFNMLKLCHYTGWSHSIVRFNQQVTGSLFNIVWSADSTQIASSTSTGSLLFGHIIERELRNRNLKAITTGRKTIQLQDIVARTNDTLDFSERIIKWELGYGHLVVATVHQVHIFNEHYVNTPIIIDGRSDIRIIMLGKKHFILVDYNSIWIYTYTGRLHLNPRFPGSQAQIPHLNGRCISLGMDSLAVRDHSDQTIIHVFDLLPGATRQEEPYSIQSKSSVLEVAVCRFGNPDDQYLVYIDANQDLYITSVHSGPEYVMHKIGTQITTVMWSSDTNILVGLHDLSYTVWYCPGEACADPTLIALTTFTYDTSEFGKNITLENFEGANITFRSSGAIFTISVKTYCVILHKLFAENQWERALKLCRLAQNHLLWATLAAMASKRNQLEISEEAFSASLQIDKVNYLNYIKSLPASSPEHMAENSIMNGRIQEAEIILMHNKRIPEAIRFCMRMHRWNKALEVALKHGTDVELVLEERRKYLQALEREENDAQFLAMEERLE from the exons atgaaatttaaaacatatatTACGAAGGATTCGAAGCTGAAGGAAACGGTTGCCGCCCTAGGTTGGAGCAACAATGAGGACGTATATAGTTGCAGTGAAGATCAACAGGTGTACAGATGGAGCTCGACCAATCGGGAAATGGTGCAAGTGGCTAAACTTCCCGAAGGATTCATACCAACTGATTTGCATTGGCTCGTTGGCAAAGGTCCAGGAATGGGAACGCCCGGTGCTAGTGCCCCGGGTTCCAGCAAAGGAGGAGAATCGCTACTGATAGCCGGCGCTGATGGCCGCTTTGTAATACTAAATAAAAGCGCACGAATAGAGCGAAACGTTCCGGCACACACTGGGCCGATTGTGACGGCCCGCTGGAGCCCAGACGGGGCCGGGTTGCTATCTGCCGGTGAAGATGGTATCATAAAAATTTGGTCCCGATCGGGAATGTTGCGGTCTACGGTTGTACAGAATGAAGGCCAAATCCGATGTGCCCGATGGTCTCCGAATGCTACAGCCATCGTCTACTGCCAAGGACCGTTTGTAGCCATCAAACCGCTTGCCGCAAATAGTAAGCTAACGAAATGGAGAGCGCATGAAGGAATGATCCTTTGCCTGGCTTGGTCTAACAACACGGGCATGATCGGAACCGGAGGCGAAGATTGTCGTTATAAGATTTGGGACACATTAGGGACGAACGTGTATACTAGTGTGGCCGATGACTATGCCATAACATCCATTGATTTCTGTCCCGATGGAGAGCTGTTAGCCATAGGTGGATTTAATATGTTAAAGCTTTGCCACTACACAGGA TGGAGCCACAGTATTGTACGATTCAATCAACAAGTGACAGGATCACTATTCAATATTGTGTGGTCCGCCGATAGTACACAAATAGCATCCTCAACTAGCACTGGATCTTTGCTCTTTGGACACATCATCGAACGAGAGCTTAGAAATCGAAACCTCAAGGCAATTACCACGGGACGGAAAACAATTCAACTACAAGACATTGTCGCACGCACCAATGATACGCTAGACTTCTCGGAGCGAATTATTAAGTGGGAATTAGGATACGGGCATTTAGTTGTGGCTACAGTCCATCAAGTACATATCTTCAACGAGCATTATGTTAACACCCCGATCATTATAGATGGGCGCAGTGATATTCGAATTATTATGCTTGGGAAAAA ACATTTCATTCTGGTCGACTATAACTCCATCTGGATCTACACATATACAGGAAGGCTACATTTGAATCCTCGTTTTCCAGGATCCCAAGCGCAGATACCCCATCTGAACGGACGTTGCATATCGCTCGGCATGGATTCGCTAGCAGTGCGCGATCATTCTGATCAAACTATAATCCATGTATTTGACCTGCTACCTGGGGCTACACGACAGGAAGAACCTTACAGCATCCAAAGCAAATCGTCCGTCTTGGAGGTGGCTGTATGTCGGTTTGGTAACCCGGACGATCAATATCTGGTGTATATAGACGCCAACcaagatctgtacatcacgAGCGTTCATAGCGGACCAGAGTATGTGATGCACAAGATCGGAACGCAGATAACGACAGTGATGTGGTCTTCTGATACAAATATTTTGGTCGGATTGCACGATCTCAGCTATACCGTCTGGTACTGTCCGGGGGAAGCCTGTGCTGACCCTACTCTAATTGCTCTTACCACATTCACCTACGATACTAGCGAGTTTGGTAAAAACATTACGCTAGAGAACTTTGAAGGGGCAAACATTACTTTCCGCAGCTCTGGGGCTATATTCACTATATCGGTCAAAACATACTGCGTGATTCTGCACAAACTGTTTGCAGAAAACCAGTGGGAACGGGCATTGAAGCTGTGTCGCTTAGCCCAGAACCATCTACTGTGGGCGACTCTGGCAGCGATGGCTTCGAAGCGCAATCAGCTAGAAATAAGCGAGGAAGCATTTTCCGCTTCGTTGCAGATAGACAAAGTGAACTATTTGAACTACATCAAGTCGCTGCCCGCTTCGAGTCCCGAGCATATGGCCGAAAACTCGATTATGAATGGTCGCATTCAAGAGGCAGAGATCATTCTTATGCACAATAAGCGCATCCCCGAAGCGATACGGTTCTGCATGCGAATGCACCGATGGAATAAAGCGCTAGAGGTAGCACTTAAGCATGGTACCGATGTGGAGTTAGTGTTGGAGGAGCGTAGGAAATATTTACAAGCATTAGAGCGGGAGGAAAATGATGCCCAATTTCTGGCAATGGAGGAGCGGCTTGAGTAG